One region of Pogona vitticeps strain Pit_001003342236 chromosome 1, PviZW2.1, whole genome shotgun sequence genomic DNA includes:
- the LOC110078315 gene encoding succinate dehydrogenase assembly factor 2, mitochondrial produces MAALGIRRLFLLPGRALCLSRCGYRGDAPSDSGRDLLEIPLPPWQARPQEPLETKRARLLYESRKRGMLENGLLLGFFAKENLNQMNEKQLDLYDRLINEPSNDWDIYYWATEAKPAPEIFENEVMEMLREFTKNRKREKRLRQPDLE; encoded by the exons ATGGCGGCGCTGGGGATTCGA cgcctcttcctcctccccggCCGTGCTCTTTGCCTGTCCCGATGCGGCTACCGCGGGGACGCTCCTTCCGACTCCGGGCGGGACCTGCTGGAGATCCCTCTGCCGCCCTGGCAGGCCCGGCCGCAGGAGCCCCTGGAGACCAAGCGGGCGAGGCTGCTGTACGAGAGCCGCAAGAGGGGCATGCTCGAGAACGGCCTCCTCCTCGG TTTCTTTGCCAAAGAAAATCTTAAtcaaatgaatgaaaaacagctgGACCTTTATGATCGCCTGATAAATGAGCCAAGTAATGATTGGGATATCTACTACTGGGCAACAG AAGCAAAGCCTGCTCCAGAAATCTTTGAGAATGAAGTGATGGAGATGCTTAGAGAGTTTACTaaaaacaggaagagagagaagagactgCGACAACCAGATCTGGAGTAG